A single Symbiobacterium thermophilum IAM 14863 DNA region contains:
- a CDS encoding TetR/AcrR family transcriptional regulator, which produces MPKIVDHEEQRKRIAEAMWRVILRDGMEGATVRKIAAEAGMSVGALRHYFRQQDDLLVYAMRLVNERVEQRILRLARTNLPPLEKAVRLLLEVVPVDGERRAEMDVWFSFMEHVRHRPDLEGIPENRLHLFVSQVLAYLQHEGLLEEGLDLALEAERMYAIVDGLAVHALLEPERLRPETMEEVVRTSLRRICRNRPQ; this is translated from the coding sequence ATGCCCAAGATCGTCGATCACGAGGAACAGCGGAAGCGCATCGCCGAAGCGATGTGGCGGGTCATCCTGCGGGACGGCATGGAGGGGGCGACGGTGCGCAAGATCGCCGCGGAGGCGGGCATGTCGGTCGGCGCCCTGCGGCACTACTTCAGGCAGCAGGATGACCTGCTGGTCTACGCGATGCGGTTGGTCAACGAAAGGGTGGAACAGCGCATCCTCCGGCTGGCGCGCACGAACCTCCCGCCGCTGGAGAAGGCCGTGCGGCTCCTGCTGGAGGTGGTGCCGGTGGACGGGGAGCGGCGGGCCGAGATGGACGTCTGGTTCTCCTTCATGGAGCACGTCCGCCACCGCCCGGACCTGGAGGGCATCCCCGAGAACCGGCTCCACCTGTTCGTCAGCCAGGTACTGGCTTACCTGCAGCACGAAGGCCTCCTGGAGGAGGGGCTGGATCTGGCCCTGGAGGCCGAGCGCATGTACGCCATCGTCGACGGCCTGGCCGTCCACGCGCTGCTGGAGCCCGAGCGGCTCCGCCCGGAGACGATGGAGGAGGTCGTGCGCACATCCCTGCGGCGGATCTGCCGCAACAGGCCGCAGTAG
- a CDS encoding 3-hydroxybutyryl-CoA dehydrogenase: MIKRVMVVGAGQMGSGIAQVAAQAGLQVWLRDLEPRFVERGLGVIEKNLARDVAKGRRTEEEKAAILGRITGTTELGPAAECDLVIEAIVESLEAKLALFRELDSICPEVTLFASNTSSLPITQLAAVTRRPDRFIGMHFMNPVPVMKLVEVIRGIATSDETYAAIRNLAEAMGKTPVEVNDFPGFVSNRVLMPMLNEAMFCVYEGIAGVEEVDTVMKLGMNHPMGPLTLADFIGLDTCLAILNVLYEGFKDPKYRPCPLLVQMVQAGYLGRKSGRGFYIYDENGATPMKFKR, encoded by the coding sequence ATGATCAAGCGGGTCATGGTGGTGGGCGCGGGCCAGATGGGTTCGGGCATCGCGCAGGTGGCGGCACAGGCCGGGCTGCAGGTCTGGCTGCGGGACCTCGAGCCGCGCTTTGTCGAGCGGGGCCTTGGGGTGATCGAGAAGAACCTGGCGCGCGACGTGGCCAAGGGCCGTCGCACCGAGGAGGAGAAGGCCGCGATTCTGGGGCGCATCACGGGCACGACCGAACTCGGGCCGGCCGCCGAATGCGACCTGGTCATCGAGGCGATCGTGGAGAGCCTGGAGGCCAAGCTTGCGCTCTTCAGGGAGCTGGATTCCATCTGTCCGGAGGTGACCCTCTTCGCCTCCAACACCTCCAGCCTGCCCATCACCCAGCTGGCGGCGGTGACCCGCCGGCCGGATCGGTTCATCGGCATGCACTTCATGAACCCGGTGCCGGTCATGAAGCTGGTGGAGGTCATCCGGGGCATCGCGACGTCGGACGAGACGTACGCGGCGATCCGGAACCTGGCCGAGGCGATGGGCAAGACCCCGGTCGAGGTCAACGACTTCCCCGGCTTCGTCTCGAACCGGGTCCTCATGCCCATGCTGAACGAGGCGATGTTCTGCGTGTACGAGGGCATCGCCGGGGTCGAAGAGGTTGACACGGTGATGAAGTTGGGCATGAACCATCCGATGGGCCCGCTGACGCTGGCGGACTTCATCGGGCTGGACACCTGCCTGGCGATCCTGAACGTGCTCTACGAGGGGTTCAAGGATCCCAAGTACCGCCCCTGCCCGCTGCTGGTGCAGATGGTGCAGGCGGGCTACTTGGGCCGCAAGAGCGGGCGCGGCTTCTACATCTACGACGAGAACGGCGCCACGCCCATGAAGTTCAAGCGGTGA
- a CDS encoding acetyl-CoA C-acetyltransferase produces the protein MGREAVIVSAARTPFGAFQGALKDLSATDLGAVAIREALRRVELLERPEEIDQVLMGQVVQAGAGQIPARQAAHKAGLPFGVVSATVNKVCASSLWAVNLADTLIRAGDADVVVAGGMESMSNAPYLLQGARRGYRMGHGQLIDGVIHDGLWCAFGDVHMGTYGGRGAREYGVAREELDAWAYRSHVRAAAAWDRGFFAEEVTRVVVPQKKGETVVLEDEPIRRDTSPEKLAALRPAFEPDGPITAGNAPGLSDGASALVIMSREKATALGLEVLATIVAQGQYSDEPHLLHEVPARAGQAALRRAGLTAKDLHLVEINEAFASVTLISTRLLGVDPEIVNVNGGAIALGHPIGASGGRILMHLVYELRRRGGGFGLAAICSGGGQGEATLVRVD, from the coding sequence ATGGGCCGGGAAGCCGTCATCGTCAGCGCAGCGCGCACCCCGTTCGGCGCCTTCCAGGGGGCGCTGAAGGATCTGTCCGCGACCGACCTGGGCGCAGTGGCCATTCGCGAGGCGCTGCGCCGGGTGGAACTCCTGGAGCGGCCGGAGGAGATCGACCAGGTGCTGATGGGCCAGGTGGTGCAGGCGGGCGCGGGCCAGATCCCCGCGCGACAGGCCGCACACAAGGCCGGGCTGCCGTTCGGGGTCGTGTCGGCGACCGTCAACAAGGTCTGCGCGTCCAGCCTCTGGGCGGTGAACCTTGCCGACACCCTGATCCGGGCCGGCGATGCCGACGTGGTGGTGGCCGGCGGCATGGAGTCGATGAGCAACGCGCCCTACCTGCTTCAGGGGGCTCGCCGGGGATACCGGATGGGCCACGGGCAGCTGATCGACGGCGTAATTCACGACGGCCTGTGGTGCGCTTTCGGCGACGTGCACATGGGCACCTACGGAGGGCGCGGGGCGCGGGAGTACGGCGTCGCCCGGGAGGAGCTGGACGCCTGGGCCTACCGCAGCCATGTGCGGGCTGCCGCCGCCTGGGACCGGGGCTTCTTCGCGGAGGAGGTGACCCGGGTGGTGGTACCGCAGAAGAAGGGCGAGACCGTCGTGCTGGAGGATGAGCCGATCCGGCGGGACACCTCGCCGGAGAAGCTGGCGGCGTTGCGGCCCGCGTTCGAGCCGGACGGCCCCATCACCGCCGGCAACGCTCCGGGCCTCTCCGACGGCGCCTCAGCCCTGGTGATCATGTCCCGGGAGAAGGCAACGGCGCTCGGGCTGGAGGTCCTGGCGACCATCGTCGCGCAGGGGCAGTACTCCGACGAGCCTCACCTGCTGCACGAGGTGCCCGCCCGGGCGGGGCAGGCGGCCCTGCGCCGCGCCGGCCTCACGGCCAAGGACCTGCACCTGGTCGAGATCAACGAGGCGTTCGCCTCGGTGACCCTCATCTCAACCCGGTTGCTGGGCGTCGACCCGGAGATCGTCAACGTCAACGGCGGGGCCATCGCCCTGGGCCACCCGATCGGGGCCAGTGGCGGCCGCATCCTCATGCACCTGGTGTACGAGCTGCGCCGGAGGGGCGGCGGCTTCGGCCTGGCGGCCATCTGCTCCGGCGGCGGCCAGGGCGAGGCGACGCTGGTGCGCGTGGACTAG
- a CDS encoding FtsW/RodA/SpoVE family cell cycle protein, translated as MARTVPSARRPPAPAAPPPVPGLPDGLLIVALIGLVSLGMVMIYSTTVHEGSPSAVVRELALQFGVGCAGLLLGMLVPLSWWRRLTPLLLVGAAGALASLLIPGNPLAITRLGATRWLQVGPLSIQPSEFAKLAFILFSAGFLDRNFRRMRLPQWMVYLGVTAGVALLIYREPDLGTAAVIGGIAICMLWVARVHWFWVLSLFGGAVGAILLLARTKQHQQERLLAWRNPWAFQDTIGHQIIQSWTAMARGGLWGVGLGQSLQKLGNRLPEAETDFIFSVVVEELGLVGGIAVILLFVLFAWRGFTIALRAPDRYSMLLAAGITTWVAGQAALNVGVVTGTLPNTGIPLPFLSSGGSSLLALMIATGLLLAVSRLPPAEPKPSARAEPGPEPAARPGRRRFRHH; from the coding sequence GTGGCACGTACGGTTCCCTCTGCCCGGCGCCCGCCCGCACCCGCGGCCCCGCCGCCCGTGCCGGGCCTGCCGGACGGCCTGCTCATCGTCGCACTGATCGGCCTCGTCAGCCTTGGCATGGTGATGATCTACAGCACCACCGTCCACGAGGGATCTCCCTCCGCGGTGGTGCGGGAGCTGGCCCTGCAGTTTGGGGTAGGCTGCGCCGGCCTGCTCCTGGGCATGCTCGTGCCGCTGTCGTGGTGGCGCCGGCTGACGCCGCTGCTGCTGGTGGGCGCAGCCGGGGCTCTGGCGTCCCTGCTGATCCCGGGCAATCCCCTGGCCATCACCCGGCTGGGCGCCACCCGGTGGCTTCAGGTCGGCCCCCTCAGCATCCAGCCGTCCGAGTTCGCCAAGCTGGCGTTCATCCTGTTTTCCGCCGGCTTCCTGGACCGGAACTTCCGGCGCATGCGCCTGCCCCAGTGGATGGTCTACCTGGGCGTGACGGCCGGCGTGGCGCTGTTGATCTACCGGGAGCCCGACCTGGGCACGGCCGCGGTGATCGGCGGCATTGCCATCTGCATGCTGTGGGTGGCGCGGGTGCACTGGTTCTGGGTGCTGTCGCTGTTTGGGGGGGCGGTGGGCGCCATCCTCCTGCTGGCCCGGACCAAGCAGCACCAGCAGGAGCGGCTGCTGGCCTGGCGCAACCCCTGGGCGTTCCAGGACACCATTGGCCACCAGATCATCCAGTCGTGGACGGCCATGGCCCGGGGCGGCCTGTGGGGCGTCGGGCTGGGCCAGTCGCTGCAGAAGCTGGGCAACCGGCTGCCCGAGGCGGAGACGGACTTCATCTTCTCCGTGGTGGTGGAGGAGCTGGGGCTGGTGGGCGGCATTGCCGTCATCCTGCTCTTCGTGCTCTTCGCCTGGAGGGGCTTCACCATCGCCCTCCGGGCCCCGGACCGCTACAGCATGCTCCTGGCGGCGGGGATCACCACCTGGGTGGCGGGCCAGGCGGCGCTCAACGTGGGCGTCGTCACCGGAACCCTGCCCAACACCGGCATCCCGCTGCCGTTCCTCTCGTCGGGCGGCTCCTCACTGCTCGCCCTGATGATCGCGACGGGACTCCTCCTGGCCGTCAGCCGGCTGCCGCCGGCTGAGCCCAAGCCGTCGGCCCGGGCGGAACCGGGGCCGGAACCGGCGGCCCGCCCCGGCAGACGGCGCTTCCGGCACCACTGA
- the murA gene encoding UDP-N-acetylglucosamine 1-carboxyvinyltransferase, with protein sequence MTAKFVVRGGNRLSGTVTIGGAKNSALPIVTAAALAAEGESILENVPDNSDIQHLCEILRALGCRVERVAETTLRIQARELEHHVAPYHLARRLRGSTYVMGLLLARLGKGEVACPGGCEIGARPVDFHLKGFRALGAEVVVEHGAMVSRRVDLRGGRFYVDRASVGTTVNMIITASLAPGVTVLENAACEPEIVDLANFINAMGGRVRGAGTNTVRIEGVDRLRGARHEIIPDRIEAGTYMMMTAAAGGDVVVENVIPEHLGTVIAKLVEAGQEVEEHGDCIRVRARPIRAVDVETQVYPGFPTDLQSPWVALMGLADGISVVHETIFENRFGFTNELIRMGAKIKVDRNTGIIRGVKRYTGAPVEARDIRGGAALVTAALAAEGVTEVSGVQYIDRGYTRMEEKLAALGADIRRVPNGSEQ encoded by the coding sequence TTGACAGCGAAGTTCGTCGTCCGCGGCGGCAACCGCCTCTCCGGCACCGTCACCATCGGCGGCGCCAAGAACAGCGCCTTGCCCATCGTCACGGCCGCTGCGCTGGCCGCCGAGGGCGAGTCTATTCTGGAGAACGTACCGGATAACTCCGATATACAACACCTCTGTGAGATATTGAGGGCGCTGGGGTGCCGCGTCGAGCGGGTGGCCGAGACCACCCTGCGCATCCAGGCCCGTGAACTGGAGCACCACGTCGCACCGTATCACCTGGCCCGCCGTCTGCGGGGCTCCACCTATGTGATGGGGCTCCTGCTCGCGCGCCTGGGCAAGGGCGAGGTGGCCTGCCCCGGCGGCTGCGAGATCGGGGCCCGTCCGGTGGACTTCCACCTGAAGGGCTTCCGGGCGCTGGGGGCGGAGGTCGTCGTGGAGCACGGCGCGATGGTCAGCCGGAGGGTGGACCTGCGGGGCGGCCGCTTTTACGTGGATCGGGCCAGCGTGGGCACGACGGTGAACATGATCATCACCGCCAGCCTGGCGCCGGGCGTCACGGTGCTGGAGAACGCGGCCTGCGAGCCGGAGATCGTCGACTTGGCCAACTTCATCAACGCGATGGGCGGCCGGGTCCGGGGCGCCGGCACCAACACGGTGCGCATCGAGGGGGTCGACCGGCTGCGAGGGGCCCGCCACGAGATCATCCCCGACCGGATCGAGGCCGGCACCTACATGATGATGACCGCCGCCGCCGGAGGCGACGTCGTGGTGGAGAACGTCATCCCCGAGCACCTGGGCACGGTGATCGCCAAGCTGGTGGAGGCCGGCCAGGAGGTGGAGGAGCACGGCGACTGCATCCGGGTGCGGGCGCGCCCCATCCGGGCGGTGGACGTGGAGACCCAGGTCTACCCGGGCTTTCCCACGGACCTGCAGTCGCCCTGGGTCGCCCTCATGGGCCTGGCCGACGGCATCTCGGTGGTGCACGAGACGATCTTCGAGAACCGGTTCGGCTTCACCAACGAGCTGATCCGCATGGGGGCGAAGATCAAGGTGGACCGGAACACCGGGATCATCCGGGGCGTGAAGCGCTACACCGGCGCGCCCGTGGAGGCCAGGGACATCCGGGGCGGCGCCGCCCTGGTCACCGCGGCCCTGGCGGCGGAGGGCGTCACCGAGGTGTCCGGGGTGCAGTACATCGACCGGGGCTACACCCGCATGGAGGAGAAGCTGGCCGCGCTGGGCGCCGACATCCGGCGGGTACCCAACGGCAGTGAGCAGTGA
- the guaB gene encoding IMP dehydrogenase, whose translation MDAKFGPEALTFDDVLLVPAHSEVLPRDVDVSTRLTRKIRLNIPLVSAAMDTVTEARMAIAMAREGGIGIIHKSMSIERQAEEVDKVKRSEHGIIVDPVFVHPDDMIETALQLMARYRISGTPVVERGTHKLVGILTNRDLRFEDNWNQPVGNVMTRENLITAPVGTTLEQAREILRHAKVEKLPLVDEHGVLKGLITIKDIEKAKKYPNSAKDEHGRLLCGAAVGVSDDLMERAGALVDAGVDVLVLDSAHGHSRGIMEALRKVKRNFPQVQVIAGNVATYEGTRDLIEAGADAVKVGIGPGSICTTRVVAGIGVPQITAIYESARAADEYDVPIIADGGIKYSGDITKAIAAGASAVMIGSLFAGTDESPGEMEIYQGRSFKVYRGMGSLGAMKQGSGDRYFQEGAPKLVPEGIEGRVPYRGPLAEMVFQLVGGLRAGMGYCGTRTIEELRKNGKFCRITAAGLRESHPHDVMITKEAPNYSAT comes from the coding sequence ATGGACGCCAAGTTCGGGCCGGAGGCTTTGACTTTCGATGACGTACTGCTGGTCCCGGCGCACTCGGAGGTGCTCCCCCGGGACGTCGACGTCTCAACCCGGCTGACACGCAAGATACGGCTCAACATCCCCCTGGTGTCGGCAGCGATGGACACGGTGACGGAGGCCCGCATGGCGATCGCCATGGCGCGCGAGGGCGGCATCGGCATCATCCATAAGTCGATGTCCATCGAGCGGCAGGCGGAGGAGGTCGACAAGGTCAAGCGTTCCGAACACGGCATCATCGTCGACCCGGTCTTCGTCCACCCCGACGACATGATCGAGACGGCCCTGCAGCTCATGGCCCGGTACCGCATTTCCGGCACGCCGGTGGTGGAGCGGGGCACGCACAAGCTGGTGGGCATCCTCACCAACCGCGACCTGCGGTTCGAGGACAACTGGAATCAGCCCGTCGGCAACGTGATGACCCGGGAGAACCTGATCACCGCTCCGGTGGGCACCACCCTGGAGCAGGCCCGGGAGATTCTGCGCCACGCCAAGGTGGAGAAGCTGCCGCTGGTGGACGAGCATGGGGTGCTGAAGGGGCTCATCACCATCAAGGACATCGAGAAGGCCAAGAAGTACCCCAACTCGGCCAAGGACGAGCACGGCCGCCTGCTCTGCGGCGCGGCCGTCGGCGTGTCCGACGATCTGATGGAGCGGGCTGGCGCCCTGGTCGACGCGGGCGTGGACGTCCTGGTGCTGGACTCCGCCCACGGCCACTCCCGGGGCATCATGGAGGCCCTTCGCAAGGTGAAGCGGAACTTCCCGCAGGTCCAGGTGATCGCGGGCAACGTGGCCACCTACGAGGGCACCCGCGACCTGATCGAGGCCGGCGCCGACGCGGTGAAGGTGGGCATCGGGCCCGGGTCCATCTGCACCACCCGCGTGGTGGCGGGCATCGGCGTCCCGCAGATCACGGCGATCTACGAGTCGGCCAGGGCGGCCGACGAGTACGACGTGCCCATCATCGCGGACGGCGGCATCAAGTACTCGGGCGACATCACCAAGGCCATTGCGGCCGGCGCCTCCGCCGTCATGATCGGCTCCCTCTTCGCCGGCACCGACGAGTCCCCCGGCGAGATGGAGATCTACCAGGGCCGCTCCTTCAAGGTCTACCGCGGGATGGGCTCCCTCGGCGCCATGAAGCAGGGTTCAGGCGACCGGTACTTCCAGGAGGGCGCGCCCAAGCTGGTGCCGGAGGGCATCGAGGGACGCGTGCCGTACCGGGGTCCCCTGGCGGAGATGGTCTTCCAGCTGGTGGGCGGCCTGCGGGCCGGCATGGGGTACTGCGGCACCCGCACCATCGAGGAGCTGCGCAAGAACGGGAAGTTCTGCCGCATCACCGCCGCGGGGCTGCGGGAGAGCCACCCGCACGACGTGATGATCACCAAGGAAGCGCCCAACTACAGCGCTACATAA
- a CDS encoding uracil-DNA glycosylase, whose amino-acid sequence MIYTGEPTELDRIPTMEALAEVVKGCQRCGLRAGCTQVVFGEGVWPAGLMCIGEGPGADEDRLGRPFVGRAGQLLDRILEVSGFDRKRNCYIANIVKCRPPGNRAPEPAERQACWPYLRAQIRLVRPKIIVLLGATALQGIIDPSARITRMRGQWIEREGIHFMPTYHPAALLRDPSKKKDVWNDMKQVIARYRELVDPNHYSPYA is encoded by the coding sequence ATGATCTACACAGGCGAACCCACAGAACTGGATCGCATCCCCACCATGGAGGCCCTGGCCGAGGTGGTGAAGGGCTGCCAGCGCTGCGGCCTCCGTGCGGGCTGCACGCAGGTGGTCTTCGGCGAGGGCGTCTGGCCCGCCGGCCTGATGTGCATCGGCGAGGGTCCCGGGGCCGACGAGGACCGGCTCGGCCGTCCCTTCGTCGGCCGAGCCGGGCAGCTCCTGGACCGCATCCTCGAAGTCTCCGGCTTCGACCGGAAGCGGAACTGTTATATCGCCAACATCGTGAAGTGCAGGCCGCCCGGGAACCGCGCGCCCGAGCCGGCGGAACGGCAGGCCTGCTGGCCCTATCTGCGGGCGCAGATCCGGCTGGTCCGGCCCAAAATCATCGTGCTCCTGGGCGCCACGGCGCTGCAGGGGATCATCGACCCGAGCGCCCGCATCACCCGCATGCGCGGCCAGTGGATCGAGCGGGAGGGCATCCACTTCATGCCCACCTATCACCCGGCCGCCCTGCTCCGGGACCCCTCGAAGAAGAAGGACGTGTGGAACGACATGAAGCAGGTCATCGCCCGCTACCGGGAGCTGGTCGACCCGAACCACTACTCGCCGTACGCGTAA
- the murC gene encoding UDP-N-acetylmuramate--L-alanine ligase — MLKARKVHFIGVGGYGMSALAMVLKQRGTAVSGSDVAASARTQRLAEAGVEVHIGAHDAAHIEGADVVVYSTQVPEDNPELAAARARGLRVLHRSELLAEFLNGRSIAVAGTHGKTTTSSMVACLLEKAGLDPTILLGGDLEVIGGTGKAGRGDWVVAEADESDRSFLRYHPRVAVVTNVEPEHLEFWEGSFARIQEGFRQFLRQVQPGGLAALCADDPTLRSIGQELRNQPGVVHVVFYGTHPEAEWRAENIRPWEKGIVYDCVRDGRLLGEVRLPIPGRHNALNSLGALVAGDYAGLSFRQMQETLLSFGNARRRFEVWADVDGIRVVDDYAHHPTEIRATLAAAREQAGRRVVAVFQPQRYSRTHWLMDEFATAFQDADVLVLTRIYSPPGERPIPGVSAEALARRIQANTGRPVAVISDQEEILRFLLAEVRPGDTVITMGAGDIWKVARALAQALQSRAVTRTASSGSGRPAPGSGR, encoded by the coding sequence GTGCTGAAGGCCCGGAAGGTGCATTTCATCGGAGTCGGTGGCTACGGCATGAGCGCGCTGGCCATGGTGCTGAAGCAGCGCGGCACGGCGGTGTCGGGTTCCGACGTGGCCGCCTCTGCCCGCACGCAGCGGCTCGCGGAGGCGGGGGTGGAGGTCCACATCGGCGCCCATGACGCCGCTCACATCGAGGGAGCGGACGTGGTCGTCTACTCGACGCAGGTTCCTGAAGACAATCCTGAGCTGGCAGCCGCCCGGGCCCGGGGGCTGCGGGTGCTCCACCGCTCGGAGCTCCTGGCCGAGTTCCTGAACGGACGGTCCATCGCGGTGGCGGGCACGCACGGAAAGACCACCACCTCGTCGATGGTGGCCTGCCTGCTGGAGAAGGCGGGGCTCGATCCCACCATCCTTCTCGGCGGCGACCTGGAGGTCATCGGCGGCACCGGCAAGGCCGGCCGCGGCGACTGGGTGGTGGCCGAGGCGGATGAGTCTGACCGTTCCTTCCTCCGCTACCATCCGCGGGTGGCGGTGGTGACCAACGTGGAGCCGGAGCACCTGGAGTTCTGGGAGGGGTCCTTCGCCCGCATCCAGGAGGGGTTCCGCCAGTTCCTGCGCCAGGTGCAGCCCGGCGGGCTGGCCGCGCTCTGCGCCGACGATCCGACGCTGCGCAGCATCGGGCAGGAGCTGCGTAACCAACCGGGAGTCGTGCACGTGGTCTTCTACGGCACCCATCCCGAGGCCGAGTGGCGCGCGGAGAACATCCGCCCGTGGGAGAAGGGAATCGTCTACGACTGCGTCCGGGACGGCCGGCTCCTGGGCGAGGTGCGGCTGCCCATCCCCGGGCGGCACAACGCCCTGAATTCCCTGGGGGCCCTCGTCGCCGGGGATTATGCCGGCCTGTCGTTTAGGCAGATGCAGGAGACCCTGCTCTCCTTCGGCAACGCCCGCCGCCGCTTCGAGGTGTGGGCCGACGTGGACGGGATCCGGGTCGTAGACGATTACGCCCACCACCCCACCGAGATCCGGGCCACCCTGGCGGCGGCCCGGGAGCAGGCGGGGCGGCGGGTCGTCGCGGTGTTCCAGCCGCAGCGGTACTCCCGCACCCACTGGCTGATGGATGAGTTCGCCACGGCCTTCCAGGACGCCGACGTGCTGGTGCTGACCCGGATCTACAGCCCGCCGGGTGAGCGACCGATTCCCGGCGTCTCCGCCGAGGCCCTGGCCCGGCGCATCCAGGCCAACACCGGCCGGCCCGTCGCCGTCATCTCCGACCAGGAGGAGATCCTCCGCTTCCTGCTGGCGGAGGTGCGCCCCGGGGACACGGTGATCACCATGGGCGCCGGCGACATCTGGAAGGTGGCCCGGGCGCTGGCCCAGGCGCTGCAGTCCCGGGCGGTTACGCGTACGGCGAGTAGTGGTTCGGGTCGACCAGCTCCCGGTAGCGGGCGATGA
- a CDS encoding phosphatase PAP2 family protein: MSGVEILQAIQTIQSPLLDRVLGLITNLHHEAVYILVLPLIYWLYDKRFGRYMFSVFVIGFWSNDFLKEVFRTPRPDPAQVRVILAETGGGYAFPSGHAQTPLVFWGAIADHVRRRWFTWAAGILVFLIGFSRLYIGVHWPLDVIGGWAIGLVVLWLMVRSRRFWTGEGQSLGLQALLAFLLPGAALGLLALLGPVDEIAWMVMGTWSGLLLGSALEEQWVRFDPRAGTPLQHLLKIIVGIVLVLAAKEGLKLVLPDSGVGDMVRYGLVAFTATLVAPWLFARFIARPPAVQLEQKTHHL, from the coding sequence ATGTCGGGCGTGGAGATCCTGCAGGCGATCCAGACCATCCAGTCCCCGCTGTTGGACCGGGTGTTGGGACTGATCACCAACCTGCACCACGAGGCGGTCTACATCCTGGTCCTTCCGCTCATCTACTGGCTCTACGACAAGCGCTTCGGCCGGTACATGTTCTCGGTGTTCGTCATCGGCTTCTGGTCCAATGACTTCCTGAAAGAGGTGTTCCGGACGCCCCGCCCTGACCCCGCCCAGGTGCGGGTGATCCTGGCCGAGACGGGAGGCGGCTACGCCTTCCCCAGCGGCCACGCGCAGACCCCGCTGGTCTTCTGGGGGGCGATCGCCGACCACGTGCGGCGGCGCTGGTTCACGTGGGCGGCGGGCATCCTCGTCTTCCTCATCGGGTTCTCCCGGCTCTATATCGGCGTCCACTGGCCGCTGGACGTGATCGGCGGCTGGGCCATCGGCCTCGTCGTCCTCTGGCTGATGGTGCGCAGCCGGCGGTTCTGGACCGGCGAGGGGCAGTCGCTGGGCCTGCAGGCGCTGCTGGCGTTCCTCCTGCCCGGCGCGGCCCTGGGGCTGCTCGCGCTGCTGGGCCCGGTGGACGAGATCGCCTGGATGGTCATGGGCACCTGGAGCGGGCTGCTGCTGGGGTCCGCCCTGGAGGAGCAGTGGGTGCGGTTTGACCCGCGCGCCGGCACGCCGCTGCAGCACTTGTTGAAGATCATCGTAGGGATCGTGCTGGTACTGGCGGCGAAGGAAGGGCTGAAGCTGGTGCTGCCGGACAGCGGCGTCGGCGACATGGTGCGGTACGGGCTGGTCGCGTTCACGGCGACGCTGGTGGCGCCGTGGCTCTTCGCGCGGTTCATTGCCCGGCCGCCGGCGGTGCAGTTGGAACAGAAGACGCATCACTTGTAG
- a CDS encoding acyltransferase, with protein MTRRHERLTRLPDYGPHNPLQYWYRHVHPLRVVWNFICIYLARYCPSLTLKCWLYRLTGAQIGRNVSIGLAVVFDIFYPHLIRIDDNSVVGYNSVILCHDFRVREAFIGPVHIGRDVLVGANCTILPGVRIGDGAAVSAMSLVNRDIPPGAMAGGVPATVISAAQ; from the coding sequence GTGACGCGCCGGCACGAGAGGCTCACCCGGCTGCCCGACTACGGGCCGCACAACCCGCTGCAGTACTGGTACCGGCATGTCCACCCGCTTCGGGTGGTCTGGAACTTCATCTGTATCTACCTCGCCAGGTACTGCCCCTCGCTCACGCTCAAATGCTGGCTTTACCGGCTGACCGGGGCGCAGATCGGGCGCAACGTCTCCATCGGCCTGGCGGTCGTGTTCGACATCTTCTACCCCCACCTCATCCGCATCGACGACAACAGCGTCGTGGGCTACAACTCGGTGATCCTCTGCCACGACTTCCGGGTGCGGGAGGCGTTCATCGGGCCGGTCCACATCGGGCGCGACGTGCTGGTGGGGGCCAACTGCACCATCCTGCCCGGGGTCCGCATCGGCGACGGCGCCGCCGTCTCCGCCATGAGCCTGGTAAACCGGGACATCCCGCCGGGAGCCATGGCCGGCGGGGTGCCGGCGACGGTGATCAGCGCCGCACAGTAA